Genomic window (Granulicella arctica):
GGAGCAAGTGCCGCATCTTCAGCGGGGCTCGCAGGGCGGACCCGCTCGATCGCTGCACCATGTACCTCGGACGGCACACCGAGCTGCTGCCGAATGTCCGGCGTCAGATCAGCTACTGCGAGGCCAAGTTTGCCACCCTGCGCTGACGATCCGTCCTCATTAGTGGCGACATCCTTGTTGGCCTGGTATTCGCCGACCTTGAGGCTCACTGTCTGCGGGGTTCCGTTGCGGAGAATGCCGAGCGAGATCGTTGTTCCGGGTGCGATCTGGCTCACGGCAACCTGTAGTGCGCTATCGTTCACCACGGTGGTGCCGTTCAGCTTGCTGATGACGTCGCCTTGCTGCAATCCAGCGCGGCTTGCGGGGGAATCCGGTGTGACCTGCGCCACGATTGCACCCTTCGCCTCTTCAAGGTGGAAGAAGCTTGCGTTGGCCGGAGTTACATCGTTCATCGCGATGCCGACGTAGCCATGGTGGACGGTGCCGTTCTTGATCAACTGCTCGGTCACGTTGCGGGCTATCTGCGCGGGGATCGCGAAGCCGACACCGGCGAATGAGCCCGAGTTCGTGATGATCGAGTTGGGAATGCCGACCAGCTCCCCATGTGCGTTGACCAGCGCGCCACCGGAGTTGCCGGGGTTGATCGCTGCATCGACCTGGATGAAGCCCCCGGGCTTGCGCGCATCATCCGAGTAGGGGTTCTGCCGGTTGATGGCGCTCACAATGCCGCGCGTCACGGAATCCTGAAAGTAGCCGAACGGGCTGCCGAACGCGAGGACCGTCTGGCCGGGATGGAGCAGGGTGGAATCGCCCCATGAGAGGCTGGGCAGATTTTTGGCGTCGATCTTGATGACTGCAAGGTCGGTCAGCTTGTCTACGCCGATGAGCTTGGCGGTCATGATGCGGCGATCGTTCAGCGTAACGCGCATCTGGACGGCGCCGTCGACGACGTGGTTGTTGGTGACGATGTAGCCATCCGGCGAGATGATGACGCCGCTGCCAATGCCGTGCTCGATCTGCTGCTGCTGGGGCTGTTGTTGTCGGGGCATCTGGCCGCCGAAGAACTGGGCGATGCCGGGAGGTAGAGTTTGCTGCTGATCCTGCTCCTGGCCGTCCGCCGTCTCATGCTCGGAGGAACCGCGCGAGGTGACCGCCACGTTGACCACCGCCGGCGAGACGCGCGCTGCGACCGACTCGACAGCATTATCAAGTGCGACGAGCGACGACACGCTCTGGTCGTCGAGTGGTGAGGACACGTTGCCAGCGGCATGAACGCCAGTGTGGCTGAAGATGGTTGTGGCCGCGAGGACGGTGGCCAGCACTGCGGCACCGGGCGCAGCGATTCTCTTCATCTTGACGACTAATTCATTAGTTGATCGAGACATGATGACTCCGTAAGACAGGGTTGAAATGACTACAACTGGATAATGAGCCAGCCGCCCGCGGTAGGAACGGCTGCGTAACGAGGAGCAGAAAGTTTTTGATCGGTAGCGACGGGCAGGATGAGCCTTGGCCGGTCGGCTTCCGTCCAGGAACTGAGGACGACCCAGCCACCATCATTCGCCCGGCCGACATCGGGCAGCGCGGGGTCTACGCCGGGGAAGTAAGCTTCGTTGACTGCCAGTTGCTGCAGAGCCGGAACAGCTGTTCGGCGATGCTTACGAGTCGAAGCCCGCTTCGTTGCGGGAACGATGCTGGGCTTAGTCTCCGGAAGCGATGCCTTCAGCAAACTCAGGTGAGGTTGTTGATCGGCATGGAAGACCACGTTTTCCGCTCGAACAGTATTGCTGAAGCGAGCTTGAGTCGGAGGAGCAAGCCGCATCTCGGCATGCTGCACAGGGGCCGCAGTCACAAACGAAATAACCTGCGGGCAGTTCGCGAGGCCGGCCGAACCGCCGATCAGCCCCAGGGCAACAGCACCGGTCAGGATCCGCGAACCAATAGGAGAGAGTGTCGTCTCGCGCCGCAGAATCCGGTGGACCCTCTGCGCCAGTTCCGACTCTCGCACCACGTTGCCGAGCGCTCCGAGTGATAACGACAGGCCGCGATGACCCAGGCCACGCTCCGCCAGATTGGTGAGGCAGGTTGCATAGGCGCGAGGCGCACGGGTCCGGCGCAACACGCCATCGTCACACGCAAGCTCTCGTTCGAAGCAAAGCCGCCGCTCCACCCATACAAGGATGGGGTTGAGCGGGAACACGACCAGGCTGAGCTTTTGCAGCAGGTTCAGCCAGTCGTCTCGACGGCGCAGGTGCTCCATCTCGTGCAGGACGATCTGCTCCAGTTCCGCATCCTCAAGCTGCCCGTAGAGCCAAACCGGGATCAGGATGCGCGGCGCGAGGAAGCCGATCACGCTCGGCTTGTCGACCTCGGTCGAGGTGCAAAGCTCCACCCTCCGACCATCGCCAAGGAGAGCGGCGCAGCGCCCATCAACAATTGGCGTCGACCGGCGTCGGAGGGAGCGGAGACGGAGAGCGTGGATCGCCAGATCGCCTGCGCGAAAGAGCGATAAGCCGATCCAGACCGCCGCGAGCAGCAGGCTCCAGCGAGCGTCGATCTGAAAGGTTCCGGGCAGCGATGTTCCAACGACGCCGCTCGTATTCTTGTGGAGCAGGCCTTCGGCGAACGGAAGCATGGCAATCGTCACCAGCACCACCGTCCAGATCGCAAAACGGAGTGAAGCCGGGGTCTTCGAGACCATGCGCAGGCAGAGCCAGACACTGCCCGCCAGCACAAGCCCCTGCCAGATGCCTGCGACGAGCGACACGCCCGCAAACTGCGCCAGAAGTCCGAGGGTCTGCATAACTAGGCGTCCTCCCGCTCTGGAACTGCTTCTTCGTCGGGGTCTTCCGGCGCGTTCGCGATTGCTTCCTTCAGCCGCGCCAGCTCCTCCGGCGTAATTTCATCATCGCCGAGCAGCGACAGGAGCAGTCGCTCGCGGGAGTTGCCGAAGAATCGCTGCAGCATGTGCCGGACCTCGGAGCGCCCAGCTTCATGCTCCTGCACGCACGGTATATAGAGGAACGCCCGACCCTCCTGCCGATGGGTTACATAGCCCTTCTGCTCGAGGATGCGAATCGTGGTCAGCACGGAGTTGTAGGCGAGTGGCGCATTGTCGGGCATTGCGGCAACGAGATCGCCGACGCCGGACTCGCCGCGCTGCCATAGCAGCTTCATCAGCCTCAGCTCAGCTTCCGTCAACGTGATGGATCTCTTCGGCGGCATCGTCTGTCTATTAAGACGGGCAACTAAAGGATTAGTTAGCTCCAGGAACGAAAAATTTCAATGGCCGAGGAATTTCTCGAGGGTCGCCAGCTCTGCGTCCGCCCGGTTCAGGTTTTTCTCGGCCGAGGCGGCGTTCGATGCGCGGAGATCCTGATCGGCGGCGCGCAGGTAGCTCTGCATCCGGTTGTCGGCGGAGTCCATGTCGCCCCGCAACCCGTAGCCCTCGGCCTCCTGCTGTCTGCGCAGGCGATTCAGGCCAGTATCGACCGCACCCGCACGCGCACTAATCTCTGTATATCGGTTTGAGGCCTCCTCAAGCTGCGCGGCAGACCCGCCTACATGAGCAGCGGACACCTCGGGCTGAACAGGGAGATGGTCGCTGCCCGGATCACCCGACTGGGTGTTTCCCGCAGATCCAGCTACATAGGGCTGCCGCTTCGCAGGGCCGGCGTTCCCGAACGGTGGGCTGGGAGGGGTGAGGTGAGCCTGTGCACCGGACAGTCCGCCCGGTTGTGGACTGCTTATCGATCCGTTTGAGGTTCCACCCAGAACAGCCGGAGTCGGCGACGCCGCCTGCATCTGCCCCGCCTGCTGCTGGCCAGCCTGCGATGCAGTCGTCCCGGAGGGCTGACCTGCTGAATCACTCTGGGCTACCTCGGTCTGAGGCGACTCCGCAGCATGGGTTCCAAGGACGTGCGGCAGTCCGATTGCCAGTCCCACCATGGCCAGTATGGCGGCAGCAACTCCCGTGGCGACCCAAAGCGTCTTGTGGCTCTTCTGCTGGGTTGGGTAGCCGCCGGCAGGACGGACCGGCTGCGAAGGAGGAGGGGGCATTGCAACGTTCGCAAACGGTGGAGGCGCAGACGCCACACTCGGGGGAGCGTTCACGGCAGTAATCGCCGCCGCTGAAACGCTCTCCACGACAGGCTGCTGCACCATCGTCGCCACATGACCGGCTCCACTAGATTGACTCGTGCAGAACGGTCGCAGCGCGTCTCGGAAGTTATCGGCAGTCTGGTACCGGTCATTTGGATCTTTGGCGAGTGCATGCAGGATGAGATCGTTCAACGCGCGCGGCAGTGACGGGTTCAGTTCGATTGGCGGCTGTGGCGGCGTATTCAACTGCTGGTTAAGGATGCTGAAGGTGGTATCCGCCTCAAACGGGCGTCGCCCTGCCAGCAGTTCGTACAGCATGATGCCCACCGAATAGAGGTCCGACCGGCCATCGACCGCATCGCCCCGCACCTGCTCCGGCGACATATAGTAGAGCGACCCGATGGTCGTTCCTGGCCTGGTAAGATTCGTCTCCACCTTGGACTTGGCGATGCCGAAGTCCATGAGCTTCACGATTCCGTGCGAGGTCAGCATGATGTTTGCGGGCTTGATGTCCCGATGCACCACCCCGCGGCCGTGGGCATAGCTGAGCGCTGAGAGAGCCTGGTAGGTGTACCCCGAGACATCCGCAATCGACATCGGCCCTTGTTTTGCCCGCTGCTCGAGGGTCGAACCCTCGACAAACTCCATCATCATGATGAGCTGGTTATC
Coding sequences:
- a CDS encoding Do family serine endopeptidase yields the protein MSRSTNELVVKMKRIAAPGAAVLATVLAATTIFSHTGVHAAGNVSSPLDDQSVSSLVALDNAVESVAARVSPAVVNVAVTSRGSSEHETADGQEQDQQQTLPPGIAQFFGGQMPRQQQPQQQQIEHGIGSGVIISPDGYIVTNNHVVDGAVQMRVTLNDRRIMTAKLIGVDKLTDLAVIKIDAKNLPSLSWGDSTLLHPGQTVLAFGSPFGYFQDSVTRGIVSAINRQNPYSDDARKPGGFIQVDAAINPGNSGGALVNAHGELVGIPNSIITNSGSFAGVGFAIPAQIARNVTEQLIKNGTVHHGYVGIAMNDVTPANASFFHLEEAKGAIVAQVTPDSPASRAGLQQGDVISKLNGTTVVNDSALQVAVSQIAPGTTISLGILRNGTPQTVSLKVGEYQANKDVATNEDGSSAQGGKLGLAVADLTPDIRQQLGVPSEVHGAAIERVRPASPAEDAALAPGDVILEVNRQKVGSAEQFVSAIHANASGKDLLLTVWSKGNASFRVVHPDQAG
- a CDS encoding M56 family metallopeptidase gives rise to the protein MQTLGLLAQFAGVSLVAGIWQGLVLAGSVWLCLRMVSKTPASLRFAIWTVVLVTIAMLPFAEGLLHKNTSGVVGTSLPGTFQIDARWSLLLAAVWIGLSLFRAGDLAIHALRLRSLRRRSTPIVDGRCAALLGDGRRVELCTSTEVDKPSVIGFLAPRILIPVWLYGQLEDAELEQIVLHEMEHLRRRDDWLNLLQKLSLVVFPLNPILVWVERRLCFERELACDDGVLRRTRAPRAYATCLTNLAERGLGHRGLSLSLGALGNVVRESELAQRVHRILRRETTLSPIGSRILTGAVALGLIGGSAGLANCPQVISFVTAAPVQHAEMRLAPPTQARFSNTVRAENVVFHADQQPHLSLLKASLPETKPSIVPATKRASTRKHRRTAVPALQQLAVNEAYFPGVDPALPDVGRANDGGWVVLSSWTEADRPRLILPVATDQKLSAPRYAAVPTAGGWLIIQL
- a CDS encoding BlaI/MecI/CopY family transcriptional regulator; translated protein: MPPKRSITLTEAELRLMKLLWQRGESGVGDLVAAMPDNAPLAYNSVLTTIRILEQKGYVTHRQEGRAFLYIPCVQEHEAGRSEVRHMLQRFFGNSRERLLLSLLGDDEITPEELARLKEAIANAPEDPDEEAVPEREDA
- a CDS encoding serine/threonine-protein kinase, producing MGYEIGQRVGDYEIVQLLGIGGMGSVYRVRNVISDRTEAMKVLLPDLTAERDLAIRFISEIRTLASFDHPNIALLHTAFQADNQLIMMMEFVEGSTLEQRAKQGPMSIADVSGYTYQALSALSYAHGRGVVHRDIKPANIMLTSHGIVKLMDFGIAKSKVETNLTRPGTTIGSLYYMSPEQVRGDAVDGRSDLYSVGIMLYELLAGRRPFEADTTFSILNQQLNTPPQPPIELNPSLPRALNDLILHALAKDPNDRYQTADNFRDALRPFCTSQSSGAGHVATMVQQPVVESVSAAAITAVNAPPSVASAPPPFANVAMPPPPSQPVRPAGGYPTQQKSHKTLWVATGVAAAILAMVGLAIGLPHVLGTHAAESPQTEVAQSDSAGQPSGTTASQAGQQQAGQMQAASPTPAVLGGTSNGSISSPQPGGLSGAQAHLTPPSPPFGNAGPAKRQPYVAGSAGNTQSGDPGSDHLPVQPEVSAAHVGGSAAQLEEASNRYTEISARAGAVDTGLNRLRRQQEAEGYGLRGDMDSADNRMQSYLRAADQDLRASNAASAEKNLNRADAELATLEKFLGH